In Rhipicephalus sanguineus isolate Rsan-2018 chromosome 1, BIME_Rsan_1.4, whole genome shotgun sequence, the DNA window ttagacacaatattaatgataactaacagacaataatgccaaggaaagtatagggggtgttgtttgtagtaattagaacataaatgtgaagaacgtaaagtggacgaaaagataacttaccgcgggcagggaccgaacctgcgaccttcgaataacgcgtccgatgctctaccactgagctacagcggcggtcatcctctcgtccactcttggtacgaaGTAGGGTCGTCTACTCTTGGTACGAACACGGCGCAACGTGGCTGCAGtccgcggggcgccagcgctcgcgacgcGGCTGCGCATTGAAGCTAATCAGCGCAGGCGCACCGGAGCTTGGAGGCGGGGCCTCGTTTCGTTTGAAAATCGCGCCGTGCCTGCTTTGCTGTGAAGCAAACTTATGTATCTGCATGCTTGTAGCGACCGAGAAAACCGCGAAGACGTTGCGGGAAAGCGCGCTTCGCCCACAGCAGCGTGTTGTGCAGTTGCAGCGTTTGACAACTGAGTGGTccgtcttttgtagcgttagctacacttgcctagccagagccgatttcgcgtggtacctcatgagccgtgctgcacatgcgcgaggatcagtgcgaaGCCGGCAttgccggcatctcacgcgctctccgcacTCTCCGCCCCCGCCGCGCGCGGGTCGCCGCTGCCGGTGGCGGaaagcgggaggagtggcgtcgtagccgggcagacagactggcgccggcgcgcgcgactcgccgctgctgctctgtgcattcgagaggggtgacgtcgtagcgtcgtagccgtggcgcgcgcagctattcgccttcgctgtgctgtcgccgtctgacaatgcgctggtgccgcttgatagcgcctctaactggcgtttgcaggtgggtaacgccatggagaaggagagcgcaaatgctgctcaacggcgcagaagagccgagaatcttatgatcggatcccgaagtagttgcctacaattagcggttcagcgtacgaagaatgaagaagcaacctgacgttgagcaaaaatatatatgcatgtgccacataatgcgtataccgtgtgtgtgtgtcattggagcagcagtaagcatgacaataaaggtaatcctagacaatctggaatgctcagaataatcagctgaacctttgctaacgctacgtatatcctggaacagccgagctaagccactgcaatttttttagtaGCATATCAACAGTTAAATGTCTACATTACTTCAAACTTATGAGCAGTGGTTTTGCTTGGTCCGGGGTGCTTGGTCTGGGGTGCAACCCCGTCCAGTCTGGGGTCTGGACGGGGTTGAGACTCCcggacagggtgtcggaacgaaatgtttttcgtttcggttttagtttcgttccaccgcaaaaagttccgttccgtttctgttccggaacgaaaaaaaaaatgttccgtaacggttcgtaacgttttttttatggaaaaatttgaagctaaagtaatcattaaaaaaaaatttgatttgtgatgtagttatttgccttcctcctaacaaagcgggacaagggtaaaacacgttcttcagaggagcggaagtaactgtacgatgaattcctaccaactagcacaaaccagtatacccttcaaagtcatagtatttattttttacaaattcaatcacgatttttagtgggctcagtgctttgtgtcaagggagtgagaacgatctcagaagcagcacgtcactgagtgcactctgcgatgtgcgagaccgctgttttggtaaaaagattgccaggcctgcgcggaatgtgcagcaaagtcacagcgaaagttggaagagcggactttgtagagcccgttgtagagtctcttggggcagctgatacaagtacacatgcagggtacccactacgccataaatcatcgtaatttttctgaagtaccgaagttcccactatgccatttttcttgatTCTTCGGataatcgtggtagccgctacacatctgtaaggcattatgtgcgctttgtgacgtggctgatgacgatgaattatggctgagcactttgcagtgggtgggaagcattttaaaccacacactctttgcggaataAGCATtctgtgatggctggttgtcgttttactcttctgccacgctgtattacatatgttaacacgattccttgcccgacatgacgcctatttttgcgaaggagttataagcaccagcgtggcactgtggtggaagactcgactgccacgcagggggcgcgggttaaaatcctatccgatcctataaatttgtttcccattttatttttttcttacttcacgcgatagtggtcacgaacacgggcggcggcggacaactatggtgccaaaatcagctgttgtgatctcataagagccttcgctgtaacaaacttcagcgccgacaatgccctctccactttggcctgcgtgacaggccctcAAAAGTccgcttgcgttaatataaacatctctggttgccactgttttcgtttttcgcacaatttcaacgtatctttgctttgaaattgctgcctgaggtacgcgttaatactgtaccctgaaatatgctcacattgcatgagctcagttgttccggactgcgaagttttctcgtgaaccgaaaaacgattgaaaaaatttcggtttcactccggaacgaaataatagataaagtttcggttacgttttcgttccggtcaaaaatatcgttttttttcgtttttcgttttcggttttcgttccgttccgacaccctgctcccGGATATCCGGAGATTGAGGCACtgtgatctttaacgtgcactaaaattatgtgCCCACAGGCGTTTTTTGCACTTTTCCTGCATTGAAACATGGCACCTCCTGCCGGGATCGAACTTGGTTTTCTCGATTCATTACAGCCGAGTGCTCTAACCACGAGCCACCTCAGCGGGGCCTTCTGAAGACTTGACTACACGCATTGAGGTTCGCGGAGCGAAGCCCTATTCTTTGCGTGcgtaccaggcacgtaggcaggattttttttcgggggggggggggggagagaggggggggcaaGACCTaactgttcgaaagaaagtctttcctaCTTGTACTTGTGCCTCTATACACTTTCGTTAATGGCCGACTGGACaaaattggggagggggggtgggccccctgcgcccccccccccttgcctacgtgcccgGTGCGTACAGCACCTGCTGGTAAGGCCATGCGCCCGGGTATAGTGCCTGCTGTCTTTGCTTAATCGGCGCGATAATGTCCTCAGTCTAGGGCGAATCCGCTGGCGGAGAGCTTCATGCGACTTTGATTGTGACCACCGATCTCATGGAAGTCAACAACGCATCACGTAAATATAGAAATAGGAAGTTTTCAGTTTACAGTGTAAGTGCACATGTTTGTTTATATATGCGAAGCATTGCTTGCATTAATAAGCACGCTCACAACAAAATAGTTGGCCGGAAGCTGATGCCTCCACAACAAAAACATAGTCTTACTGTTGTAATGCTTTATAATGAGTAATCCCATCAAAACATAAGTTCAAAGGAACATGCAGCCTTGAACAGTTCAAGAAATCGTTCAACAGGGAATGTCACCGCAGCCAACGTTTGCCCAAGTGCTTTGTCTTTGTTGAGTGCCAAGGCTACCTTTGCGCCTCCCTGCCTTGATGAAGAAAAGTCCACTGGTCGAAACTTTGCCTGTATTGACATTCCATGTTCAGCGAGTTCTCGCCATTTATAATGCATAAGCCATTCTAGTGGTCTCAGCTAGAAGGTTTTCGCCAACACGGCTAAATGGGGACAGGCGAAATGTAGCTCACCGCATAAAACATGCGTGAGGATGGTTACAGACTGCACACATTTCGTTGGTAATAGGACCAATGAAACTGTAGGGCTGCGTGGTCGCTTATTTTCGCGTGTGGGGTGCTTTTCACGAAGTTTCCAATGATCAGGCCAGGAAACACGAACACCAAGGTAGCGGGATAAAAATGCACCCTATCTTAATCGGCGCAAAATGCAAAAACGCCCGTGCGCACGTAattttagtgcacgttaaagatcaccGGATCTTAATCTCCAGATATACGGGCGTCTCAATCACAAATTCGTTCGTGAATTTAAATACCCCGGACAAAGGGAAACCGCTGCTCATAAGTTTGCAGTAATGCATACATTTAACTGTTGCTATGCTACTAAAAAGACGGACCACTCAGTTGTCAAATGCTGCAACTGCACAACACGCTGCAGTGGGCGAAGCGCGCTTTCCCGCAACGCCTTCACGGTTTTCTCGGTCGCTACAAGCACGCAGATACATAAGTTTGCTTCACAGCAAAGCAGGTACGGCGCGCTTTTCAAACGAAACGAAGCCCCGCTTCTAAGCTCCGGTGCGCCTGCGCTCATTAGCTTCAATGCCCCAAATTCAAACACGAACCTTCAAGCTTCGTTTCATCTTCTAATGattaacctatgatggcgaaatcaaTGACAACGATGTTCTGAAACAATAATTTATCTCTCTAAACTGATTTAATGCTTTGCTAtagcgtccctttaaagagcTCTGCGCAGTTTCTGAGACGTACAGCGCTATACCTAACGCACACCACACACGCAGGCAgaaggcctggtttcgattccaGCTCCAACCATGATTTTGATTCTTTGCGTTGATCGggattttgttgcgatagcaattatgcggacactctcggctgatttttgccgtcgccgtctgttgACGCCgacatgtcccggatatgtatatgtatgtatatatataaaaaggcacaaagaaaactaAAGCAGAAGGAAAATATTCTGAAGTACgccaccggggattcgaaccaacaacccctcgctccccagcgcgctgcgttagacaactcagccacacgccatttttttttctttattgccgaaATCATATATTACAAGGCATAAAACCGGGCAGCCAGACTTTGGCTACCGCAGGGTTAAAATCTTTTCATGCATACCAATACATCAAGTACGGAGACCCAGTCTGGCGGATCGGCAAGAGCGCGATACACATCTCGCAGACGCACGACACTTTCAATGAAATGTTCGCGAACAGGGCGTATATCTTTATCAACATGCTGATATTGCGTTCTCGTTTTCCACAAGGCGTGAAGTATTAGGACCATGATAACATCGTACGGAAAGCCCCCGGATACGTCTACCGGCAAGAAACGAATGCCGTAAGGGTCAAGGGGTAGTTGTTTCTTTAATGTGCGTTGAAGCACATCCCAATGAAATATTGGGTCCCAACAGTCTAGAAATACGTGTTCAATCGTTTCCGGTTTCTTACATAAGATGCAGTCAGTGGTCCAGGGTATAAAGATGCCTTTATcttggagccaggttttaacagcgagtgtgtttgtgtgcaactgaaagaagaatgttttaacTGATGGTTGTATAGGCATTTTCTTTACTCGTTTGAGCACATCCTGTCCAGCGCCTCCACGATGTGGGAATCGGTACAAGGGCTCTGGTAGCATGTTTTCCACTAGGTCCTTATATAGCTTTTTCTTCTTAACATTAAATAAGTAATCTAAAGAAAATCGTGCGTTCAGCAATCTGAACGAGAGAACCACCTCGCGCAGGTACCCGGTTACAGAACCGTTGATCATTTCGCAGGACGACGCTATAAGTTCCGGGAGTAGTCGCCGTAGCCTCGTTTGTATGATAGTGCGGAGGAACGGGTGATTTTGATCCCGTAAATATATAAATCGCGACACAACCTGTCGCAAAACCAAATGAACAAGGCCAAGGCCACCTTTCTTAACAGGGCGGAACAAATTCATTCTGCTAGTCCGCTCCCAAGTGGACGCCcaaataaaaacagcaaaaacGCGGTGAAGTTTTTGTATGCTAACTCGTGATGCACATAACACATTCATCACATACCAGATTTTGGAGATCAGAAAAATGTTGCAGACAGTGGCTCGTGAAAAAATAGACAATTGCCTGCCTTGCCACGCAgtagacttttctttcgcgcttcGCGCCTGGTCAGAGCAGTGCGCTTCTGGATCACGATAAGATTCAAGTGGCACGCCTAGGTAACGTGTTGGAATTGCCGACCAGCGTAACCGAGAATAATTCTCTGGCGTAACATCCCAGTCGCCATGCCAAAACCCGTAACTCTTATCCCAGTTTATTTGGGCACCGGTGCAGTCACAAAAATCGCATACAATATTAACGGCTTGTTTGATGCTCTCCCTGTCTGAGCAGAACACAGTAACATCATCTGCGTAAGCCAAAACTTTGACGTGTGCTGTCTCCAGCCTGAAGCCCGTAATAGCTTCCGTGTGGTCAATGGCCAAACAGAGCGGTTCGAGATAAAGTGCAAAGAGCAAAggcgacaaaggacatccctgcctAACTGAGGAGAGGACGTTCACGCTCTCCGTAAGTTCCCCGTTTACTATATAATACGCATGGTGCAGTCCGTGTACGCCATTCTGACGCCTTCTAGTATTACATGGCCAACATTTGAATGTTTGAGAATGTCCAATAAAATCTCGTGCGAGACTCGGTCAAATGCTTTCGCCAGGTCGAGCTGCATCATTGCCACGCGTTCGCCTAGAACGTCACAACATTCAAGAACACTTCGTGCGACGTGAATGTTTGTCGCTATGCTGCGGCCTTTAATACCGCAAGTCTGATGTGGCCCTACCAGCTTTGCAATAACCCCCTGGAGTCTTTTGGCTAATACTTTCATAGATATTTTGTAGTCCACGTTGGTGAGGCTGATAGGACGATAAGAGCCCACGGAGAGACGCTTTTCGGGGTCATCACTCTTGGGTATCAGCACAACGTGCGTCCTTCTGAATGAAAGCGGAACTCGCTTACGGTCGTAAGCTTCAGCGAAAACCCTAAGCAACACAGGAGCTACCTTAAATTTAAAAGCTTTATAGAAGGCGGCCCCTAGGCCATCGAGCCCGGGCGCCTTGCCCAGCGTCAAGTCGCCGATTGCGTCCTCGATTTCTCGTAGAGAAATCTGCACCTCCAAACGTGCTTTAACTTCGTCGTCTAGCCTCGGCATAAAAGGTAAAAATTTCTCCCGAAACCCTTCCATAGTGTTCCTTTGTTGTCCAAGCAGATAAGTAAAATGATCGGCTATCACGCGCATGATGACCTTCCTATCCGACGTGACATCGTTGCCACTAGCTATTTGACGGATTTCTTTCTGGCACGCATATTTGTTTTCATCAGACAGCGCGCGTTTTGTTGGCCTTTCACCGACCCACAATTTTTCCGCTCTTGTTCGTATTATCGCGGCCTTGTACTTCTCAGCATCAATTTGCTCCAGTTGACTCTTCACGTCTCTCATTTCCTTCGTAAAAACACCAGGTTGGATGTTTTCCATACAGGTAAAATATTCAAGCCGCTCACGAAGCTCACGTTCACTTTGGTTCCGCTTATGCTTGAGGACGCTACTTCTTTCCATGGCAGCTATTTTGACTCTTTGTTTAAACTCCTCCCATTCAGCAGCTAGATTTATTGACTGCGAAGCGTGTAGCTTCTCCAGTTCGTCGGTTACTACGCTTACGAAATTATCGTCTTCTAGGAGCTTCACATTAAATTTCCACAGGTTCCAATTTAAATGTGGTTTCGCCTGCACTCTGCCAAAGCCGGCAATAACCAAACAGTGGTCGCTGAAGGAAATAGGCTTCACTTCGTACGCAGTGCACAGCACAACAAGTTCGACTGAGGCATAGATTCTGTCCAGTCTTGCATGGCTATCACGCTGAAAATGGGTATAAGTCGGGCGAGTACCATTGGAAAAAACGCAGCCCACGTCATCTAAACCGCGATCATGCACTATCTCCGATAACAACTCGGCGCTCTTATCGTGAATACGGCTCTTTTTGGACCGGTTTTCAGCTGCACAAACACAGTTGAAATCGCCTAGGAGTAATAGCACTTTTTCACGGTTTAGATACGTTAGAattcctttaaaaaaaattgtgcgaTCTCTTTCGACATTCGGTGCGTAAGCACAGGCAACGCGGTAACTCGTACCCGAAAGACTAAAATCTACCACTAAAAGGCGGCCAGATTGGCACGACTCAACCGTTTGTACGCAACTACCAAAGTCATTACGTAAGAAAACAGCACAGCCGCCCGAATTGCCAACAGCGTGACAAAAATGTACATTGAAATGAGGACGAAAAACGGACGCCATTCGGTCGGCAACCTCCTGGCTTTCTATTTTGGTCTCCTGAACAGCGACCAAGTCCAAATCGTTTTCGAGCAGTAAGCGGCTTAATTGGCACTGTCGCCTTCTAGCGCTTAACCATCGTACATTCAGGGTTGCTACGCGCAAAGTCGCTTTTGTTAGCTGGGCCATGGCTGCAAAGGAGGTTGCCCTTCCGAATGGTGTCCGTTGCGAAGAACAAACCAGAGGTGAAACTTATTGCAGTATTCTTCTCGCGGATGACACCGCGATACAAAACCCGGCCAGTGGCCGTAAAGCTGTCGCGTTTGAAGAGCAGAGCAAACAGAGTGATCCATATTGCAGCTTTTCCCTACACCATTTTCGCCcaaccccacccctcccccccctttacCCGACATAAAACCCATCtattatggctcattcacactggggaatccgccggccacagcgaccggaattcgtgcgccgccgaaattccacattgttcacaccacttagcaaccgcaccgccgaaactagttgtcatcgtcccttcgcgcgaaggaacgctggcactgacgcgctcggcgttgtgtacgcgtttcgttatggcgaagcgcataaacaggagcagggtcgtcgaactgctgggcctgctgcaaagcaactttctggcgatgccTGAAGAGGATAAACATGTactcgccgaacaaaagaaacgacgcaagcagtagtggttggttcgtcctgatttgcaagacgcgagaagcttggtcgagccgaggtaatgctgCCCGTTtcgcgagatcgcgatgatgtattgcaaagatgctaatcgtgACAACACTTggtagttgtcgagagctacaggatgattacgaaagacttcgctgttgctgcgggcttcgacgactccgatatcacaagcgcgtcgccatttttcgaatgttcgactcgcgttccaattggttcgcggtgagggaatccggcggcagctgccgcgaaaatcggtccgggaccgatcggcgcggaatgggcttttccggcggatctcgctgccgccgaagcggattccgcgcgctctcaccgccgaatgtctcagtgtgaacgcgccattacgAAGGCGGATTGCCCGCCCGCCGTGGTTCGCCCGGAATGTTAGGTCGCGATCTAAATGGAGAGCGTCTTACACCTGGCGTTTTCGTCGGTGGCTCGCCGCCTCCACCATCGTCCCGCTGCGACTCAATGTCGACGGTGCTCTCATGCGGCCGCTTTCCGGCCATCGGGCTCCCTTCGCCGTGTGAAAAAACCATACACTTCTCGCCGGCTTCAATCACGCTCACCGGAGGCTGCACCTCTGGGGGCGTATACCGTCTAGTCGGTGCAGTGTCGACGCCTTTGGCGGGCTCCTGCTGGTCCTTGGAGGCTTCGTCGACTTGCCGCTTATCACGCTCGGCCTTCGGGACAGAGGACGATGTAGATGGCTGTGTTTCACGGGCGTTTGCCTGAGGCGTCGCCTCTTCCAAGTCAGCCTCGTCCATGAGCAGGTCGGCGGTGTCGTCGCTGCCCCCGGGCCCTGTCACGCTGGCGTACGTTCGTTCACACTGGCCGTCTTCGTGACCGAATCGCCGACAAAAGCCACATCGCGGAATGCGGCAATCGCGGCGGATGTGGCCCGTGCCCCGGCAGCGAAGGCAGAGCGGAGCCCTGCCCGGCACAATAACGAGGGCGTGCTCACCGGATACACTTAACTGGTATGGCAAGTCGTCGATTTTGACGCCGGAGTGCAGCTTCAGAGTCACAAGCCTCGTTGTAGACCCTTTGTCGGTCAATCCCTCGGCCCTCCAGCGCTCCCTGACGATGTCGGTGACTTTACCGAAAGGCGTGAAGGCAAGGCGCACGTCCTCGTTAGGCACACTGTGGAGCAACCAGTGCACCTTTATTCGGACGTCCCTGTTGGCCGGGTCGATGACGATACAGCGCTTGCTTTTAACTTGCAGTTCACCGATGCTGACCAGCTTCTTcaccgtttcagcgtccttgaAGGTGACCGCCCACACATGGCTCATGCGGTACGCCCCCAAGGCGACTACCTCGGGGAGTACCGAATGTTGAGCCAGAGCGTCGCGAAAGTCTTCTCCCTGTAGGGCCGAGCCCTGACGTCCGCGTGCAAAAACACGGTATTTAAAATAAACCGACCTGTAGGCAAACTGAGCAGAACAACCTGGTATTCGTTTTCCATTGCAGATAACCTGTTTCCGCGACCGAGCTTGGCCGCTATCGCTGCTCCGTCGGAGCTCATGAAAACACGTCCGTACGCTGTcgcggccggaagtggaatccccTGAGCTATTCCCCACTCTCCTGAGAGGACCACGGCGTCGTTGTCAAGGGCGTCATAACAAAAAAATACGTAAAAGAAGGAGTTCAAGGcggcacccgggtttgaacccgGAATTTTCcatctgcagtcgaatgctctaccactgagctacgcccccactctcctgagaggatcacggcgtcgttgtcaagggcgtcataactaaaaaaaaataataagtaaaagaaggagttcaagggggcacccgggtttgaaccggggacttttcgatctgcagtagaatgctctaccactgagctatgcccccacgctcctgagaggatcacggcgtcgttgtcaagggcgtcataactaaaaaaataagtaaaagaagtagttcaagggggcacccgggtttgaaccggggacttttcgatctgcagtcgaatgctctaccacagagctatgcccCCAGTCTACGGGGAGGATCACGGCGTTGTTGTCAAGGGCGTCATAActaaaaaaaataagtaaaagaaggagttcaagggggcacccgggtttgaaccggggacttttcgatctgcagtcgaatgctctaccactgagctatgcccccacgctcctgagaggatcacggcgtcgttgtcaagggcgtcataactaaaaaaaataagtaaaagaaggagttcaagggggcacccgggtttgaaacggggactt includes these proteins:
- the LOC125760372 gene encoding uncharacterized protein LOC125760372, which codes for MNVLCASRVSIQKLHRVFAVFIWASTWERTSRMNLFRPVKKGGLGLVHLVLRQVVSRFIYLRDQNHPFLRTIIQTRLRRLLPELIASSCEMINGSVTGYLREVVLSFRLLNARFSLDYLFNVKKKKLYKDLVENMLPEPLYRFPHRGGAGQDVLKRVKKMPIQPSVKTFFFQLHTNTLAVKTWLQDKGIFIPWTTDCILCKKPETIEHVFLDCWDPIFHWDVLQRTLKKQLPLDPYGIRFLPVDVSGGFPYDVIMVLILHALWKTRTQYQHVDKDIRPVREHFIESVVRLRDVYRALADPPDWVSVLDVLVCMKRF